A part of Streptomyces sp. DSM 40750 genomic DNA contains:
- a CDS encoding sodium-translocating pyrophosphatase: protein MAGLSTPQRFDHTTNFAAAVLTDDNRIIVMVIGVVALAALAVAGVLVRQVLAAGEGTDSMKKIATAIQEGANAYLARQLRTLGVFAVVVFFLLMLLPADDWNQRAGRSVFFLIGAAFSAATGYIGMWLAVRSNVRVAAAAREATPAPGEPEKDLTAVSHKAMKIAFRTGGVVGMFTVGLGLLGASCVVLVYAADAPKVLEGFGLGAALIAMFMRVGGGIFTKAADVGADLVGKVEQGIPEDDPRNAATIADNVGDNVGDCAGMAADLFESYAVTLVAALILGKAAFGDAGLAFPLIVPAIGVLTAMIGIFAVAPRRSDRSGMSAINRGFFISAVISLVLVAIAVYAYLPSSYAGLDGVTDTAIQGHGGDPRVLAVVAVAIGIVLAALIQQLTGYFTETSRRPVRDIGKSSLTGAATVVLAGISIGLESAVYTALLIGLGVYGAFLLGGTSIMLALFAVALAGTGLLTTVGVIVAMDTFGPVSDNAQGIAEMSGDVEGAGAQVLTDLDAVGNTTKAITKGIAIATAVLAAAALFGSYRDAILTAANDVGEKVSGEGAPMNLMMDISQPNNLVGLIAGAAVVFLFSGLAINAVARSAGAVVYEVRRQFREHPGIMDYSEKPEYGRVVDICTKDALRELATPGLLAVMAPIAIGFTLGVGALGSYLAGAIGTGTLMAVFLANSGGAWDNAKKLVEDGHHGGKGSEAHAATVIGDTVGDPFKDTAGPAINPLLKVMNLVALLIAPAVVQFSYGEDKSVGLRVAIAVASIAVIVGAVYVSKRRGIAVGDEGNSERVTKSADPAVVS from the coding sequence ATGGCGGGGCTTTCTACCCCTCAAAGGTTTGACCACACCACGAACTTCGCAGCCGCGGTACTGACGGACGACAACCGGATCATCGTCATGGTGATCGGTGTCGTGGCGTTGGCCGCGCTTGCCGTGGCGGGTGTCCTGGTGCGCCAGGTGCTCGCGGCGGGCGAGGGCACCGACAGCATGAAGAAGATCGCGACGGCGATCCAGGAAGGCGCGAACGCCTATCTGGCACGGCAGTTGCGCACGCTCGGCGTATTCGCCGTCGTCGTGTTCTTCCTGCTCATGCTGCTGCCCGCGGACGACTGGAATCAGCGCGCCGGACGATCGGTGTTCTTCTTGATCGGCGCGGCGTTCTCGGCGGCCACCGGTTATATCGGTATGTGGCTCGCCGTGCGCAGCAATGTGCGCGTCGCCGCAGCGGCCAGGGAAGCGACTCCGGCACCTGGAGAGCCGGAAAAAGATCTCACCGCCGTCTCGCACAAGGCGATGAAGATCGCATTTCGCACGGGCGGCGTCGTCGGCATGTTCACGGTGGGGCTCGGCCTCCTCGGCGCGTCCTGCGTGGTCCTCGTGTACGCGGCCGACGCGCCGAAGGTGCTGGAGGGCTTCGGACTCGGGGCCGCGCTCATCGCCATGTTCATGCGTGTCGGTGGCGGCATCTTCACCAAGGCCGCCGACGTCGGCGCCGACCTTGTCGGCAAGGTCGAGCAGGGCATTCCGGAGGACGACCCGCGTAATGCCGCGACCATCGCCGACAACGTGGGCGACAACGTCGGCGACTGCGCGGGCATGGCGGCCGACCTCTTCGAGTCCTACGCCGTGACGCTCGTCGCCGCGCTGATCCTCGGCAAGGCGGCGTTCGGCGACGCGGGGCTCGCGTTCCCGCTGATCGTGCCCGCGATCGGCGTACTCACCGCGATGATCGGCATCTTCGCGGTGGCACCCCGCCGCAGCGACCGCAGCGGAATGTCCGCCATCAACCGCGGCTTCTTCATCTCCGCGGTGATCTCGCTGGTGCTCGTCGCCATCGCCGTCTACGCCTACCTGCCGTCGTCGTACGCCGGCCTCGACGGAGTCACGGACACGGCGATCCAGGGCCACGGCGGCGATCCGCGGGTCCTCGCGGTCGTCGCGGTGGCCATCGGCATCGTGCTGGCCGCGCTGATCCAGCAGCTGACCGGCTACTTCACCGAGACCAGCCGACGCCCCGTACGGGACATCGGCAAGAGCTCGCTCACCGGCGCGGCCACCGTCGTCCTCGCCGGTATCTCCATCGGTCTCGAATCGGCCGTCTACACCGCCCTGTTGATCGGCCTCGGCGTGTACGGGGCGTTCCTGCTCGGCGGTACGTCGATCATGCTCGCCCTGTTCGCGGTGGCGCTCGCCGGGACCGGGCTGCTCACCACGGTCGGCGTCATCGTCGCCATGGACACCTTCGGGCCGGTCTCCGACAACGCGCAGGGCATCGCCGAGATGTCCGGTGACGTCGAGGGTGCGGGCGCGCAGGTGCTCACCGACCTGGACGCCGTCGGCAACACCACCAAGGCCATCACCAAGGGCATCGCCATCGCCACGGCCGTACTCGCGGCCGCCGCGCTCTTCGGCTCGTACCGCGACGCGATCCTCACGGCCGCGAACGACGTCGGAGAGAAGGTCTCCGGCGAAGGCGCACCGATGAACCTGATGATGGACATCTCGCAGCCCAACAACCTCGTCGGGCTCATCGCGGGCGCCGCGGTCGTCTTCCTCTTCTCGGGGCTGGCGATCAACGCGGTCGCGCGGTCTGCGGGCGCGGTGGTCTACGAGGTGCGGCGGCAGTTCCGCGAGCACCCGGGGATCATGGACTACAGCGAGAAGCCCGAGTACGGCCGGGTCGTCGACATCTGCACCAAGGACGCCCTGCGGGAGCTGGCCACGCCCGGTCTGCTCGCCGTCATGGCGCCCATCGCGATCGGGTTCACGCTCGGGGTCGGCGCGCTCGGCTCGTATCTCGCCGGTGCGATCGGCACCGGGACGCTGATGGCGGTGTTCCTCGCCAACTCCGGTGGCGCGTGGGACAACGCCAAGAAGCTCGTCGAGGACGGTCATCACGGTGGCAAGGGCAGCGAGGCCCATGCCGCGACCGTCATCGGTGACACGGTGGGCGACCCGTTCAAGGACACCGCGGGACCGGCCATCAACCCGCTGCTGAAGGTGATGAACCTCGTTGCGCTGCTCATCGCGCCCGCGGTCGTCCAGTTCAGCTACGGCGAGGACAAAAGCGTCGGGTTGCGCGTCGCGATCGCCGTGGCCTCGATCGCCGTGATCGTCGGGGCGGTGTACGTGTCCAAGCGGCGCGGGATCGCCGTGGGTGACGAAGGCAACTCCGAGCGGGTGACCAAGTCGGCGGATCCTGCGGTGGTTTCGTAG
- a CDS encoding small secreted protein — protein MNKKLAAALSGGAVLVLALSGCSGDDETNDKLNSWAKEVCDSVQPQIKKIAAANASIQKETSDDSAPADVQKADSQGFQDISDAYKAMATAIQQAGAPDVEDGEKKQKAAVAELNQLSTAYGELKKKSDALNTKDQAKFADGLEGVATELEKLSKTGSDALKELEKGEVGQAMAQQKSCKSATTSGSASAPASATKS, from the coding sequence GTGAACAAGAAGCTCGCGGCCGCACTGTCCGGCGGTGCGGTACTGGTACTGGCGCTGTCCGGCTGCAGCGGCGACGACGAGACGAACGACAAGCTGAACTCCTGGGCCAAGGAGGTCTGCGACTCCGTGCAGCCGCAGATCAAGAAGATCGCGGCGGCCAACGCCTCGATCCAGAAGGAGACCTCGGACGACAGCGCACCGGCGGACGTGCAGAAGGCCGACTCCCAGGGCTTCCAGGACATCTCCGACGCGTACAAGGCGATGGCGACGGCCATCCAGCAGGCCGGCGCGCCGGATGTCGAGGACGGCGAGAAGAAGCAGAAGGCCGCGGTTGCCGAGCTGAACCAGCTTTCGACGGCGTATGGCGAGCTGAAGAAGAAGTCGGATGCGCTGAACACGAAGGACCAGGCGAAGTTCGCGGACGGGCTCGAAGGGGTTGCCACCGAGCTGGAGAAGCTGAGCAAGACCGGGAGTGACGCGCTGAAGGAGCTGGAGAAGGGGGAGGTGGGACAGGCGATGGCTCAGCAGAAGAGCTGCAAGTCCGCGACCACCTCCGGTTCGGCGTCGGCACCGGCTTCGGCTACGAAGAGCTGA
- a CDS encoding class I SAM-dependent methyltransferase yields MSDSRLSSLPSVDRSDVAARLRDALLGADFTADGLLELLGASAYAALARSEVVPALRATRGETALEALVRLFLLQQPVARARVEGVLPVDACLESGWLVRVGEAGDEVAAAVDVRPYGGPGGEDWFIVSDLGCAVGGAGGIGSQDEGVVLGVGGASTTLAGITVRTPVASALDLGTGSGIQALHAAQHATRVTATDLNPRALHITALTLALSGAPAAELRQGSLFEPVADDETYDLIVSNPPFVISPGARLTYRDGGMGGDDLCRTLVSQAGERLNEGGFAHFLANWQHVEGEDWQERLRSWVPRGCDAWIVQREVQDVTQYAELWLRDAGDHRGDVAEYRARYDAWLDEFEARKVKGVGFGWITLRKSAAAAAAPSITIEEWPHPVEQPLGDTVRQHFGRLDYLRTNDDAALLAAHFRLTAEVVQEQVGLPGAEDPEHVVLRQNRGMRRATKVDTVGAGFAGVCDGTLSAGRILDAIAQLVGEDPVALRDRTPVQIRLLVEQGFLEPAP; encoded by the coding sequence GTGAGTGACTCCAGGTTGTCTTCTCTGCCCTCTGTTGACCGGTCCGATGTCGCTGCTCGGCTGCGTGATGCGCTGCTGGGCGCGGACTTCACCGCCGATGGGCTTCTCGAGCTGCTCGGCGCCTCCGCGTACGCGGCCTTGGCGCGGAGTGAGGTTGTGCCGGCGCTCAGGGCGACACGGGGGGAGACGGCGCTGGAGGCGCTGGTGCGGCTGTTCCTGCTGCAACAGCCGGTCGCACGCGCGCGCGTGGAGGGCGTGCTGCCCGTCGACGCGTGCCTGGAGAGCGGGTGGCTGGTCCGCGTCGGTGAGGCCGGCGACGAGGTCGCCGCAGCCGTCGACGTGCGGCCGTACGGCGGCCCCGGTGGCGAGGACTGGTTCATCGTGTCCGACCTGGGGTGTGCGGTCGGCGGGGCCGGGGGGATCGGGAGCCAGGACGAAGGCGTCGTGCTGGGGGTCGGCGGGGCCTCCACGACGCTCGCCGGTATCACCGTACGCACGCCCGTCGCCTCCGCCCTCGACCTCGGCACCGGCTCCGGGATCCAGGCGCTGCACGCCGCACAGCACGCCACGCGCGTGACGGCGACCGACCTCAACCCGCGTGCGCTGCACATCACGGCGCTCACGCTGGCACTCTCCGGGGCGCCGGCGGCCGAACTGCGTCAGGGCTCGCTCTTCGAGCCGGTGGCGGACGACGAGACGTACGACCTCATCGTGTCCAATCCGCCGTTCGTGATCTCGCCCGGTGCGCGGCTGACGTACCGCGACGGCGGGATGGGCGGGGACGATCTGTGCCGCACGCTCGTTTCGCAGGCGGGGGAGCGGCTGAACGAGGGCGGGTTCGCGCATTTCCTCGCCAACTGGCAGCACGTGGAGGGGGAGGACTGGCAGGAGCGGCTCCGGTCGTGGGTGCCACGCGGGTGCGACGCGTGGATCGTGCAGCGGGAGGTCCAGGACGTCACGCAGTACGCGGAGTTGTGGCTGCGGGACGCGGGCGACCACCGCGGTGACGTGGCCGAGTACCGGGCGCGGTACGACGCGTGGCTCGACGAGTTCGAGGCGCGGAAGGTGAAGGGCGTCGGGTTCGGCTGGATCACGCTGCGGAAGTCGGCCGCCGCGGCCGCCGCGCCCTCGATCACCATCGAGGAGTGGCCGCATCCGGTCGAACAGCCGCTCGGCGACACCGTACGGCAGCACTTCGGGCGCCTCGACTATCTGCGGACGAACGACGACGCGGCGCTCCTCGCCGCGCACTTCCGGCTCACCGCCGAGGTCGTCCAGGAGCAGGTCGGGCTGCCCGGCGCCGAGGACCCCGAGCATGTGGTGCTGCGTCAGAACCGGGGCATGCGCCGGGCCACGAAGGTGGACACGGTCGGCGCGGGGTTCGCCGGTGTGTGCGATGGCACGCTCAGCGCGGGGCGGATTCTGGACGCCATCGCCCAACTCGTCGGCGAGGACCCGGTGGCGCTGCGCGACCGTACACCGGTGCAGATCCGGCTACTCGTCGAACAGGGGTTCCTCGAACCGGCTCCGTGA